In Deinococcus psychrotolerans, a genomic segment contains:
- a CDS encoding efflux RND transporter periplasmic adaptor subunit gives MLTASRFATAPLALTLLSAALLLGACTKPAADTQKADAKPSTSSTNNLDAAPPKTSALKVSAITPKQGKLNVSRTSSATITAAQDSQVAALTGGAVTQVLAVAGQSVKAGDVVVQLDTSALRQTLESAQLQLQSAQINLAQTQRNTNQGDPQLQSALAAAQANFDKAQQDVTANRNLLSLGGISAADLKASEAALAQTQSALSLAKNNLTQNGQSGSGSLALLQNQVKSAQVSVGQAQENLTKASVRAPFSGTVASVSAKLGEYVNTGTAVFRLVDGSSLTADFNVSPSDAAALVAGSKLNFDYGGKTYLAVIKEGDRVTGSDRLVPLTTRLFGASASNLPVGGVGQMRYRVSLASGALLPSGAIQNDSGDNAVYLVGGDAAQRQTVKILAESQGQVAVSGVPSGAQVIYPVPPSLQDGASIKVGE, from the coding sequence ATGCTTACGGCGAGCCGATTTGCAACTGCTCCGCTCGCGTTGACCTTGCTCAGCGCTGCCCTACTGCTCGGGGCCTGCACCAAGCCTGCTGCCGACACACAAAAAGCGGACGCCAAGCCCAGCACCTCCAGCACCAATAATCTGGACGCCGCGCCGCCCAAAACGAGCGCCCTCAAAGTCAGCGCCATCACGCCCAAGCAGGGCAAGCTGAACGTGAGCCGCACCTCCAGCGCCACCATCACCGCTGCCCAAGACAGCCAGGTGGCGGCCCTGACCGGCGGGGCGGTGACGCAGGTGCTGGCGGTGGCGGGCCAGAGTGTCAAAGCGGGCGACGTGGTGGTGCAGCTCGATACCTCGGCCCTGCGCCAAACCCTGGAGAGCGCCCAGCTTCAGCTGCAAAGCGCCCAGATCAATCTGGCCCAAACCCAGCGCAACACCAATCAGGGTGATCCGCAGCTTCAATCGGCGCTGGCGGCGGCTCAGGCCAACTTCGACAAAGCACAGCAAGACGTCACGGCCAACCGCAATTTGCTGAGCCTCGGCGGCATCAGCGCGGCTGATCTCAAAGCCAGTGAGGCCGCGCTGGCCCAAACCCAGTCGGCGCTCTCGCTGGCCAAAAACAACCTGACCCAAAACGGCCAGAGCGGCAGCGGCAGCCTCGCCCTGCTGCAAAATCAGGTCAAGAGCGCTCAGGTTTCGGTGGGGCAAGCGCAGGAAAACCTGACCAAAGCCAGCGTCCGCGCTCCCTTTTCCGGCACCGTGGCCAGCGTCAGTGCCAAGCTCGGCGAGTATGTCAACACCGGCACGGCCGTGTTTAGATTGGTGGACGGCAGCAGCCTGACCGCCGACTTCAATGTGTCGCCCAGCGACGCCGCCGCGCTGGTGGCTGGAAGCAAGCTCAACTTCGATTACGGCGGCAAAACCTATCTCGCCGTGATCAAGGAAGGCGACCGGGTAACGGGCAGTGACCGCCTGGTGCCGCTGACCACCCGCTTGTTCGGCGCGAGCGCCAGCAACTTGCCGGTGGGCGGCGTCGGCCAGATGCGTTACCGCGTTTCGCTGGCGTCCGGAGCCCTGCTGCCCAGCGGCGCGATTCAAAATGACAGCGGCGACAATGCTGTTTATCTGGTGGGGGGAGACGCGGCCCAGCGCCAGACCGTCAAAATTCTGGCCGAGTCGCAGGGCCAAGTGGCGGTCAGCGGCGTACCGAGCGGAGCGCAGGTCATCTATCCGGTGCCGCCGAGCCTTCAGGACGGCGCGAGTATCAAGGTCGGTGAATAA